From Schizosaccharomyces pombe strain 972h- genome assembly, chromosome: II, the proteins below share one genomic window:
- a CDS encoding ubiquitin-protein ligase E3: MGQGESIPSRQIQRDASMQAVSSESENINDSDRQNSGFSRLWNRFPSLQRVLGLRRAKRHRNDEGNSENGNRDRTTERSAFRSRYRGSLLNRNSPSLRSLSPPATPATPRSRIEGESQTSAIPQTDRLILENHQQEFERAARRFRSSIAALRNLNTQNNQSTLASNHEDENVSSSGGQEMQDHGSVNNLESPGTAIGRLPVRSVTSLADSNMEDYTRAVMNYINNSENTQQASVSPEESQLVMLSRFVFSVASGWVSVLMNSSSAHQSNNLEFPSSISGNVESGNVAFDEFLSLLHAGNLVQAMNAETNPRTAELIANAVDLEEESGPINLFRTFRFDNLHRNHEGQEVIPIIIVGIRSLRNSGSDEDDQPSADSPTLMHPSDLISSLVNSQNQTTSVSDNTGPNENVNEAEHISEDEQASTATDVNGISDNNGSSTQQAPETRNNNSQTDHQLPRSWAIYVREAFVPQNHPVLRAPSLFTDSPTYEDMLLLNSIIGIEKPPVASQKDLEKAGGVFPFSGTDERCLVCLSNFELNDECRRLKQCNHFFHRECIDQWLTSSQNSCPLCRTKGVASASTPSSPKP, encoded by the coding sequence ATGGGGCAAGGTGAATCCATTCCCAGTCGGCAAATTCAAAGGGACGCAAGTATGCAGGCGGTTTCATCAGAAAGTGAAAACATTAATGATTCAGATCGACAAAATTCTGGCTTTAGTAGGCTGTGGAATCGTTTTCCCTCTTTGCAGCGAGTCTTAGGTCTTCGAAGAGCAAAGCGGCATCGTAACGATGAAGGCAATTCGGAAAATGGTAATCGTGATAGAACTACTGAAAGATCGGCTTTTCGTTCTCGCTACCGTGGTTCGCTTTTGAATAGGAATTCTCCTTCTCTAAGGTCGTTAAGTCCACCAGCTACACCAGCTACTCCTCGCTCTCGTATAGAAGGCGAATCACAAACATCTGCAATACCTCAAACAGACAGGTTAATCCTTGAAAATCACCAACAGGAATTTGAACGTGCTGCTAGAAGATTTCGTTCTAGTATTGCTGCTTTACGCAATTTAAATACCCAAAACAATCAGTCTACGTTGGCATCGAATCATGAAGATGAAAACGTCAGTTCGAGCGGTGGACAGGAAATGCAGGATCATGGCtctgtaaataatttagaATCTCCGGGAACTGCAATTGGAAGATTGCCGGTAAGATCTGTCACTTCTCTAGCGGACTCAAATATGGAGGACTATACTCGTGCGGTAATGAACTATATTAATAATAGTGAAAATACTCAACAAGCATCTGTTTCTCCAGAAGAAAGTCAACTAGTCATGCTTTCTCGATTTGTGTTTTCAGTAGCGTCTGGTTGGGTTAGTGTACTGATGAATTCTTCGAGTGCACATCAATCAAACAATTTAGaatttccttcttcaatttctggAAATGTGGAATCTGGAAATGTTGCTTtcgatgaatttttatcgCTTTTGCACGCTGGTAATCTGGTGCAGGCGATGAACGCAGAAACTAATCCTAGGACTGCAGAACTAATTGCAAATGCTGTGGATcttgaagaagaatctGGTCCTATAAACCTTTTTCGAACTTTTAGATTTGACAATTTACACCGAAATCATGAAGGTCAAGAAGTAATCCCGATTATAATAGTTGGCATCCGAAGTCTAAGAAATTCAGGAAGTGATGAAGATGATCAACCAAGTGCCGATTCCCCAACTTTAATGCATCCTTCTGATTTGATATCTTCACTTGTTAACTCGCAAAATCAGACAACGTCCGTTAGTGATAATACGGGGccaaatgaaaatgttaatGAGGCAGAACATATTTCCGAAGACGAGCAAGCTTCTACTGCTACAGACGTAAATGGGATTTCCGATAATAATGGATCCTCCACTCAACAAGCACCTGAAACtagaaataataattcGCAAACGGACCACCAATTGCCCAGAAGCTGGGCCATATACGTTCGAGAAGCTTTTGTACCTCAAAATCATCCTGTTTTGAGAGCACCTTCACTGTTTACTGATTCACCAACGTACGAGGACATGCTTTTATTGAATTCTATTATCGGTATTGAAAAGCCGCCAGTGGCTTCACAAAAAGACCTTGAAAAGGCAGGTGGTGTATTCCCTTTTTCGGGAACCGATGAAAGATGCCTTGTTTGTctatcaaattttgagtTGAACGATGAGTGTCGCCGTCTTAAACAATgcaatcatttttttcatcgtGAATGCATAGATCAGTGGTTAACTTCAAGCCAAAATTCATGCCCCCTGTGTCGTACTAAAGGTGTTGCTTCAGCATCTACTCCGTCCTCTCCCAAGCCATAA
- the qcr10 gene encoding ubiquinol-cytochrome-c reductase complex subunit Qcr10: MISFFPNKPMYHVQPHISFITPERTMKTIPAFSRWAFAAVAGVFVFAMQVPKVKTTILQPIAFIGDHFKDKTPEEDKWL, from the exons ATGATTTCTTTC TTTCCCAATAAGCCCATGTATCATGTTCAACCTCACATTTCTTTCATCACCCCTGAAAGAACTATGAAAAC taTTCCTGCCTTTTCCCGTTGGGCCTTTGCAGCCGTAGCCGGCG tgtttgtttttgctaTGCAGGTTCCTAAGGTTAAGACTACTATTCTTCAG CCTATCGCATTCATTGGCGACCACTTTAAAGACAAGACTCCTGAAGAAGACAAGTGGTTGTAA